GGCGCGGGATGCGGGAGGATCCGGTGTTCGGCCTCGCCGTCGCCCAGGAACTGTCCGGCTGCTACCGCGGCCTCGTGCGCGCGCTGAAGAACCAGAAGCTGCGGGGCGGGCTGGAGCGGCTCGCCAACTACCTGATCACCCAGCGCCTGCGCCAGGGCGGGGAGCCGACCTTCACCCTGCCGCACGAGAAGCGGGTGCTGGCCTCGCTCCTGGGCATGACGCCCGAGAACCTGTCGCGCGCCTTCGCCGCCCTCGGCGACTACGGGGTGGAGGTGCAGGGGGCCCAGGTCACCATCGGCCGCCCCGTGGTGCTGGAGCGTCTGGCCAAGCCCAACCCCCTGATCGACAACCACCAGCCCGTCACGCCCGGCCCTACCGGCAAGGCGCAGCGCGAGCGCTGGCCGGCCCCCGAACGCGCCGCCTAAGAGGCGATCGCGCCGGGGTCCTTGAGCGGGTCGTCGATCAGAAGAACCTGAACGTGCCCTCGATCGCGATGGAGCGGTACTCGTCCATCCAGTTGATCGAGCGGCTGGTCGTGGTGATCGGCGCCGGCAGGCGGATCGCCTGGCCCACGGTCTTCTCGTCGGTGAGGTTGCGGCCCACGAGGGCCACGTTCCAGCGGCCGTCGACCGGCCCCACCTGGATCCGCGCGTCCCACTTGGTCCAGCCGTCCTGCACGCCCCAGATGGGCGAGTAGCCGTCGGCGATGAAGTACTTGCTGCGGAACAGCGCCGTCAGGCTGCTGGTGACCCGCAGGTCGCCGCCCAGGTCGAGGGTGTGGCGCACGCCCGCATTGCCGCTCCACTTCGGCGCGAAGAGCAGCGGCTGGCCGGCGATGTTGTGGTTCGCCAGGCTGGCGGGGTCGGCGGAATTGCACTGCGCGACCGTCTCGAACGCCAGGCAGGGCGCGCCCGGATAGTCGTCGAACTTGGCGTCGAGATAGGCCAGGCCCAGCGAGACCTGCAGGTTATCGACGGGCAGCCACTGCACGTCGAGTTCCACCCCTTCCGAGCTCGCCTTGGCGGCGTTGCGGGTGAAGAAGGTCCGCACGTCGGGATCGTAGGTGGACTGCTGCAGGTCCTCGAACTTCATGTGGAAGATCGCGGCGTTGACCGTCAGCCGCCCGTCCAGCCAGGTGGACTTCACCCCGGCCTCGTAGTTCGTCGACCGCTCGGGCCGGAACTGGAACGAGGCGTCCGTCGTCGTCGAGGTGTTGCTGACGAAGCCGCCCGACTTGGACCCCCGCGCCAGGGTGGCGTACAGCATAACCCGCTCGGCCGCGTCGAACTGCACGGTGACCGACGGGTCGGTGTAGTCCTCCTCCAGCTTGCCGTAGGCGGCGCCCTGGGCGTTCAGCCGCGACCCGCTCACCAGCCGGCTCTTGAAGTCGCCCTTCTTGTTGGTCTGCGACCAGCGCAGGCTGCCCACGACCCGCAGCGCGTCGGTGGCGTGGAAGGTCGCCTGGCCGAACGCCGAATAGGTGCGGCCGATCTGGTAGAAGTCGTTCCGGTGCGAGCCCGTGATCGTCCCCGCGACCCGCTCGTAGTAGGTCGTGTTGATCAGGTGGTAGTCGGAATAGTCGTAGTAGAGGCCCAGGATGTACTCGAGCCGCCGGCCGGTCGGCGAGGCGATCCGCAGCTCCTGGGAATACTGCTCGAAGTCCTCGGGGAAGCCGTTGGCGAACAGCGCGTTGCCGCCGTTGGGCTGCACCGTGCGGTCCGGGTTGAACTCGTCGAAGGCGGTCAGCCGGTTCGTCCGGAAGGCGGAATAGCCGGTC
The Phenylobacterium zucineum HLK1 genome window above contains:
- the ftrB gene encoding transcriptional activator FtrB; translated protein: MPIREADLERVRALPLFAGCSQDSFRRLTAGAFLQRFPAGTTLLLEGDQVDFLYVLLDGLVELEGTWNDKETTLAVLRPVSTFILAAVVLDADALMSARTLERSDILMLSGEALRRGMREDPVFGLAVAQELSGCYRGLVRALKNQKLRGGLERLANYLITQRLRQGGEPTFTLPHEKRVLASLLGMTPENLSRAFAALGDYGVEVQGAQVTIGRPVVLERLAKPNPLIDNHQPVTPGPTGKAQRERWPAPERAA
- a CDS encoding TonB-dependent receptor; the encoded protein is MTSRRCDSITGSRLIATVLLATAGATSVAAAAEQPAALEEVIVTAQKREQSLQDVPVSISVISGQRIQDMQITDLRSLQGYIPNLAILNSGVNPIVYIRGFGSGPNNVAFDQEVSVYLDGIYGGRSAQFTAPFFDLERMEVLRGPQGALFGKNTAAGAISLVSAGPTNELQGSATAAYNFDRDGWEGSAFVSGPISDTLGARLAVKVVDQDGFLKNLATGRDDPQLQQTLARLTVAWRPNADFDLTAKAEYGKHDLDGGVTHSGSLTGPTRFTDTHYVSDPYGPAPLSDGSGITSWNLAATANYRLGEHTLTSVTGYSAFRTNRLTAFDEFNPDRTVQPNGGNALFANGFPEDFEQYSQELRIASPTGRRLEYILGLYYDYSDYHLINTTYYERVAGTITGSHRNDFYQIGRTYSAFGQATFHATDALRVVGSLRWSQTNKKGDFKSRLVSGSRLNAQGAAYGKLEEDYTDPSVTVQFDAAERVMLYATLARGSKSGGFVSNTSTTTDASFQFRPERSTNYEAGVKSTWLDGRLTVNAAIFHMKFEDLQQSTYDPDVRTFFTRNAAKASSEGVELDVQWLPVDNLQVSLGLAYLDAKFDDYPGAPCLAFETVAQCNSADPASLANHNIAGQPLLFAPKWSGNAGVRHTLDLGGDLRVTSSLTALFRSKYFIADGYSPIWGVQDGWTKWDARIQVGPVDGRWNVALVGRNLTDEKTVGQAIRLPAPITTTSRSINWMDEYRSIAIEGTFRFF